Below is a genomic region from Mycolicibacter hiberniae.
GTCGAGCCGTGAACCGAACCGGATCAATCCGTAGGTGTCACCGATCGCCAGGTAGTCGCCGGGCCGGGTGTCGCAGATGATGCGCCGCGCGACCAGTCCGGCGACCTGCACGGCGATCACCTCAGCACCGTCGGCGGTGCGGATCCGCACGCTGTTGCGTTCGTTGTCCTCGCTGGCCTCGGTGCGGTCCGCCGACCCGAACCTCCCGGCCCGATGCAGCACCGCGATCACCTCGCCGCCGACCGGAGCCCGCTGGACGTGGGCGTCGAAGACCGACATGAAGATGCTGACCCGTGGCAGCGGGGTATCGGGCAGATCCAGCTCCGGAGGCGGAGCCGCCGAGTCGACCAGGCACACCGTGCCGTCGGCGGGAGCCACCACCACACCGGGGCGGGTCGGCGGCACCCGGTGCGGATGCCGGAAGAACCCGGCGCTGGCCCCGGCCGCCAGCAACCCGGCGGTGCGCGCCCAACGGCGCTTACGGCCCAACAGCGCCACGCTCAGCGCGCCGCCGACGAACGGTAAGCCAGCGCTGTGCATCGGCGGCACCGTCGAGCGCACCAGCTCGATCAGATGCCGAAGGCCGCCGGGATCATCTGCTGCGCGAGGGCGTCGGGCCATTGGGCCATCTTAGAAGCTGCGGTGTCAACGCACCGCCGGGATCACCACCCGGTCAGGTCCCAGACTTGCACTTCGGCGCCCGCGGGCAGTTCGGTGACGTCGTCGGCGATGTCGAGCAGGCAGTTCGCCGAAGCCAGGTAGCGCAGGTGGTGCGAGGCCGGCGGTCCGTAGCTCGTGACGGTAGCGGTCTCGTGGTCGAGCAGTCCGCGGCGGAACTGCCGCTTACCGGCCGGAGAGATCAGCTTCTCGCGCAGAACGGCGTTGCGGCGCGGCCGATCCGGGGACGGCAGGTTCATCGCGCGGCGCAGG
It encodes:
- a CDS encoding phosphatidylserine decarboxylase, with product MARRPRAADDPGGLRHLIELVRSTVPPMHSAGLPFVGGALSVALLGRKRRWARTAGLLAAGASAGFFRHPHRVPPTRPGVVVAPADGTVCLVDSAAPPPELDLPDTPLPRVSIFMSVFDAHVQRAPVGGEVIAVLHRAGRFGSADRTEASEDNERNSVRIRTADGAEVIAVQVAGLVARRIICDTRPGDYLAIGDTYGLIRFGSRLDVYLPVGTQPLVGVGQRMVAGETVLAHLP